From the genome of Populus alba chromosome 10, ASM523922v2, whole genome shotgun sequence, one region includes:
- the LOC118048962 gene encoding CASP-like protein 5B3 isoform X1 — translation MRDFAGAPGTLTGLALRLSQCVFAAGSIAAMTTTTNFFNSTSFCYLIASMGLQIIWSFGLTLLDAYALVRKKTLHNTVLLSLFVVGDWVTAILSLAAASASAGIAVLYFHDLGSCSFVRECQKYQMSVALAFFSWITTAISSLIMLWLFAAG, via the exons atGAGGGATTTTGCTGGGGCTCCGGGGACTTTGACTGGACTTGCTTTGAGGCTTTCGCAGTGTGTTTTCGCAGCTGGCTCCATTGCTGCCATGACCACCACcactaatttcttcaattccaCTTCTTTCTG CTACCTCATTGCTTCGATGGGTTTACAAATCATCTGGAGCTTTGGACTAACACTATTGGATGCATATGCCTTGGTGAGAAAGAAGACCCTCCACAACACTGTCTTGCTCAGCCTTTTTGTCGTTGGAGACTGG GTGACGGCAATATTGTCTCTTGCAGCCGCTTCAGCTTCAGCAGGCATCGCAGTGCTCTACTTTCATGACTTGGGGAGTTGTAGTTTTGTGAGGGAATGCCAGAAATACCAAATGTCAGTTGCCTTAGCCTTTTTTAGCTGGATAACAACTGCAATTTCATCTCTAATCATGCTTTGGCTATTCGCTGCAGGTTAG
- the LOC118048931 gene encoding transcription factor bHLH104, giving the protein MEAIDQIEGDDSYLDYLDILLGPADSLTNSICSSGGVVDIDFSSSVGVVTQVKECSRKRGRSDSCSRAGTKACREKLRRERLNDRFQDLSSVLEPGRPAKTDKPAILDDAIRVLNQLKNEAQELKETNEKLLEEIKSLKAEKTELREEKLMLKADKEKMEQQLKTLALPTSGFMPTYPAAYHAAANKIPVFPGYGLMPMWHYLPPAACDTSRDHELRPPAA; this is encoded by the exons atggaAGCAATAGATCAGATTGAGGGGGACGATAGTTACTTGGATTATCTGGATATTTTATTGGGCCCCGCTGATTCTCTCACCAACAG tATTTGCAGCAGTGGTGGTGTTGTGGATATTGATTTTTCATCTAGTGTTGGTGTTGTTACACAAGTCAAAGAATGCTCGCGGAAGAG GGGACGAAGTGATTCATGTAGCAGAGCAGGGACCAAAGCTTGCCGTGAGAAGTTGCGGAGGGAGAGATTGAATGACAG GTTTCAAGATTTGAGCTCTGTTTTGGAACCTGGAAGACCAGCCAAAACTGACAAACCTGCCATACTAGATGATGCTATTAGAGTTCTGAACCAGCTAAAAAATGAGGCTCAGGAGCTCAAAGAAACTAATGAAAAACTTTTAGAAGAAATCAAAAGTCTAAAG GCTGAAAAGACTGAACTCCGTGAAGAAAAACTGATGCTTAAGGCAGATAAAGAAAAGATGGAGCAACAGTTGAAAACTTTGGCTCTTCCCACTTCTGGATTCATGCCAACCTATCCAGCAGCCTATCATGCTGCAGCCAACAAGATACCAGTCTTTCCCGGTTATGGTCTGATGCCAATGTGGCATTATTTACCCCCAGCTGCATGTGATACATCACGTGATCATGAGCTCAGGCCACCTGCTGcatga
- the LOC118048962 gene encoding CASP-like protein 5B3 isoform X2 — protein sequence MRDFAGAPGTLTGLALRLSQCVFAAGSIAAMTTTTNFFNSTSFCYLIASMGLQIIWSFGLTLLDAYALVRKKTLHNTVLLSLFVVGDWVTAILSLAAASASAGIAVLYFHDLGSCSFVRECQKYQMLDSSVYS from the exons atGAGGGATTTTGCTGGGGCTCCGGGGACTTTGACTGGACTTGCTTTGAGGCTTTCGCAGTGTGTTTTCGCAGCTGGCTCCATTGCTGCCATGACCACCACcactaatttcttcaattccaCTTCTTTCTG CTACCTCATTGCTTCGATGGGTTTACAAATCATCTGGAGCTTTGGACTAACACTATTGGATGCATATGCCTTGGTGAGAAAGAAGACCCTCCACAACACTGTCTTGCTCAGCCTTTTTGTCGTTGGAGACTGG GTGACGGCAATATTGTCTCTTGCAGCCGCTTCAGCTTCAGCAGGCATCGCAGTGCTCTACTTTCATGACTTGGGGAGTTGTAGTTTTGTGAGGGAATGCCAGAAATACCAAAT GTTAGACAGTAGTGTATATTCATGA